One window of the Microvirga mediterraneensis genome contains the following:
- a CDS encoding efflux RND transporter periplasmic adaptor subunit: protein MRFPLSEFVFSVLFTWFAANPVLAQGAPAPPPPVTVAKPIVKDIVEQDDFIGRFEAIDQVDIRARVSGYLDKVHFQDGTFVRAGDLLFTIDPRPYRNLLEQAQSAVTSSQVRLEFAQSDLDRAEQLRKTGNITDQLYDQRRQSFLTAKAELDRAQAALRQAQLDVEFTEIKSPLSGRISRKLVSEGNLVNANETILTNVLSLDPIQFYFDVDERSFLAFSRQSRGGTNTSANGETNEVVLRLTDERLEPRKGHLDFVDNRLDSASGTIRVRAVFDNKDRFLTPGLFGRVTVGASDPYRGILLPDEAIGSDQDRRVVYVIGENNTVNIKPVRIGPRIDGYRVIRDGLTGNETVVVNGLVRVRPGAPVTPQTTTLPPVRERNGS from the coding sequence TAGCGCAAGGCGCACCCGCGCCACCGCCGCCCGTGACCGTTGCGAAGCCCATCGTGAAGGATATCGTCGAGCAGGACGATTTCATTGGACGATTCGAAGCCATCGATCAGGTCGATATCCGCGCCCGGGTCTCGGGCTATCTCGACAAGGTCCACTTCCAGGACGGCACTTTCGTCAGGGCGGGCGACCTTCTTTTCACCATCGACCCGCGACCCTACCGCAATTTGCTCGAGCAGGCGCAATCGGCCGTCACATCTTCGCAGGTCCGCCTGGAATTCGCGCAAAGCGATCTTGATCGCGCCGAGCAGTTGCGGAAGACCGGGAATATCACCGACCAACTCTACGACCAGCGCCGCCAGTCGTTCCTGACGGCGAAGGCCGAGTTGGATCGCGCTCAGGCGGCCCTTCGGCAGGCCCAGCTCGATGTCGAGTTCACGGAGATCAAATCCCCTTTATCGGGGCGCATCTCGCGCAAGCTCGTGTCCGAAGGCAATCTGGTCAATGCCAACGAGACGATCCTGACGAATGTCCTTTCGCTCGATCCGATCCAATTCTACTTCGATGTGGATGAGCGCTCATTCCTGGCCTTTTCCAGGCAGTCCCGTGGAGGCACGAACACCTCCGCCAACGGGGAGACCAACGAGGTCGTGCTCAGACTGACGGATGAACGCTTGGAGCCGCGCAAGGGACATCTCGATTTCGTCGACAACCGGCTGGATTCGGCAAGCGGTACGATACGCGTTCGCGCGGTGTTCGATAACAAGGATCGCTTCCTCACTCCAGGCCTGTTCGGGCGTGTGACGGTCGGTGCGTCGGATCCCTACCGGGGAATCCTCCTGCCCGACGAAGCCATCGGCAGCGATCAGGACAGGCGGGTCGTCTATGTGATCGGCGAAAACAACACGGTCAATATCAAGCCTGTCCGCATCGGCCCGCGGATCGACGGCTACAGGGTGATCCGCGACGGGCTGACCGGTAACGAAACAGTGGTCGTGAACGGCCTCGTCCGCGTGAGGCCCGGCGCGCCCGTTACCCCCCAGACGACCACGCTCCCCCCGGTACGGGAACGAAACGGAAGCTGA